The Haloplanus salinarum genome includes a region encoding these proteins:
- a CDS encoding tyrosine-type recombinase/integrase, translating to MATAEEEDILGRINEDTIDDVVGADIIRKHLKRVKARKSSSTLRNRRVAIRQFADFCEREEVSFDDISKEHINDWIDGFLLDEYAPRSIRTKVYDLSSVYQYLEGRGIVDANPIEDVDLKDFSGTKIDEYTDVRYLEIEEYEAMVEACSKLRNQLLIELLWETGCRASEAVSIQISDIDREERSINIETAKQGALSASKSRTVYYSRSFSRTLQKWLDRGGRSKYLGASSDGDGYLLVTKEAPSMAVNRVNEIVHKLASEDYADIQQVLYTDASGTERNRVTAHAFRHSYAVHRVKNGMPLVYLQDLLGHEEIEVTRKYLQFRDDDVAEAERKYRP from the coding sequence GTGGCAACAGCTGAAGAAGAGGACATTCTGGGTCGAATTAACGAGGACACGATTGACGATGTCGTTGGTGCTGACATCATTCGCAAGCATCTAAAACGTGTGAAAGCTCGGAAGTCATCCTCCACTCTCCGGAACCGAAGGGTTGCCATTCGCCAGTTCGCCGACTTCTGCGAACGCGAGGAGGTATCCTTCGATGATATCTCCAAGGAACATATTAATGACTGGATTGACGGATTCCTCTTGGACGAGTATGCACCACGCAGTATCCGAACGAAGGTCTATGACCTCTCCAGCGTCTACCAGTACTTAGAAGGGCGAGGTATTGTCGACGCAAACCCGATTGAAGATGTTGACCTGAAAGACTTCTCTGGAACCAAGATTGACGAATACACGGATGTTCGCTATCTTGAGATTGAAGAGTACGAGGCGATGGTAGAAGCTTGTTCAAAACTACGCAATCAGCTCCTGATTGAGCTTCTATGGGAGACAGGATGTCGTGCCAGCGAGGCGGTGTCGATACAGATATCCGATATCGACCGCGAAGAACGGTCAATTAATATTGAGACGGCGAAGCAGGGTGCCCTTTCGGCGTCGAAAAGCCGCACAGTCTACTATTCACGTTCATTCAGTCGAACACTTCAGAAGTGGCTGGACCGTGGTGGGCGCTCGAAGTATCTCGGGGCCAGTTCTGATGGAGACGGCTATCTCCTGGTGACGAAGGAAGCCCCATCGATGGCTGTGAACCGCGTAAATGAAATCGTCCATAAACTCGCTTCAGAGGATTATGCTGACATTCAACAGGTGCTCTACACGGATGCGTCCGGTACAGAACGGAATCGAGTGACTGCTCACGCATTTCGGCATAGCTACGCTGTCCACCGTGTGAAGAACGGTATGCCACTTGTGTACCTGCAAGACCTCTTGGGCCACGAAGAAATCGAAGTCACGAGGAAGTACCTGCAATTCCGTGATGACGATGTCGCGGAAGCAGAGCGTAAGTACCGACCGTAG
- a CDS encoding zinc-dependent alcohol dehydrogenase family protein → MRAAVLREHGEPLEITDVDRPEPAPHGAVVAVEACGVCRSDWHAWQGHGEWVGDRVTDGQILGHEPAGRVVAVGDHVERVSEGDRVAVPFNLGDGACPQCLGGHGNVCEDGLALGFQQEAQGAFAEEVHVPHADYNAMALPDGVSARDMAALGCRFMTAFHALTARGEVGGGDWVAVHGCGGVGLSTVHIADALGARVVAVDIRDAALDLATDLGADAVVNADGRDGRAVTGEVRSATDGGAHVSVDTLGVAETCRNSVFSLRRRGTHVQVGLTTDEERGEVSLPVERMAMMEADFKGARGMPPTRYDELLRLLESDAIEPGRLVRREVSLDEVPERLAAMTDYETTGVEVVTEFA, encoded by the coding sequence ATGCGAGCTGCCGTCCTCCGCGAGCACGGCGAACCGCTGGAGATCACCGACGTCGACCGACCCGAACCGGCGCCCCACGGCGCCGTCGTCGCCGTCGAGGCCTGTGGCGTCTGCCGGAGCGACTGGCACGCGTGGCAGGGCCACGGCGAGTGGGTCGGCGACCGCGTGACCGACGGCCAGATCCTCGGCCACGAACCCGCCGGTCGCGTCGTCGCCGTCGGTGATCACGTCGAGCGCGTGAGCGAGGGTGACCGCGTCGCCGTCCCGTTCAACCTCGGCGACGGCGCTTGCCCCCAGTGTCTCGGCGGCCACGGCAACGTCTGCGAGGACGGCCTCGCGCTCGGCTTCCAACAGGAGGCCCAGGGCGCCTTCGCCGAGGAGGTCCACGTACCCCACGCCGACTACAACGCGATGGCTCTCCCCGACGGCGTCTCGGCCCGCGATATGGCCGCCCTGGGCTGTCGGTTCATGACCGCCTTCCACGCGCTGACCGCACGCGGGGAGGTCGGCGGCGGCGACTGGGTCGCCGTCCACGGCTGTGGCGGGGTCGGCCTCTCGACGGTCCACATCGCCGACGCCCTTGGCGCGCGGGTCGTCGCCGTCGACATCCGGGACGCGGCCCTCGACCTGGCGACCGACCTCGGCGCCGACGCGGTCGTGAACGCCGACGGGCGCGACGGCCGCGCGGTCACCGGCGAGGTGCGCTCGGCGACCGACGGCGGCGCCCACGTCTCCGTCGACACCCTCGGGGTGGCCGAGACGTGCCGAAACTCGGTGTTCTCCCTGCGCCGGCGCGGGACCCACGTCCAGGTGGGCCTGACGACCGACGAGGAGCGCGGCGAGGTGTCGCTCCCCGTCGAGCGCATGGCGATGATGGAGGCGGATTTCAAGGGCGCTCGCGGGATGCCGCCGACGCGGTACGACGAACTCCTCCGCCTGCTCGAATCGGATGCCATCGAGCCCGGGCGGCTGGTTCGACGCGAGGTGTCACTCGACGAGGTCCCCGAGCGGCTGGCGGCGATGACCGACTACGAGACGACGGGCGTGGAGGTAGTCACGGAGTTCGCGTGA
- a CDS encoding replication factor C large subunit, which translates to MVDWTEKYRPSTLSAVRGNDKARDALAEWAEAWDDHREAVVVHGSPGVGKTSAAHALASDMGWETVELNASDQRTADVIERFAGRASKNTTLVGATGGDGGGRQLVILDEADNIHGNYDRGGASALTRVVKDADQPIVLIANDYYDMSRGLRNACREIEFRDVSARSIVPVLRDICRREGIEFEADALDRIAEVNDGDLRSAVNDLQAAAEDGRRLTVDDVATGDRDRGLDVFPFLDAVLKEESAEEAIQSAYRVDETPDDLTKWVTENAPKVYEGAELARAYDALADADRWLGRVRASQEYGYWRYATDALAGGVAAARDGSKGGWTRFSRPQFWPSSDSTADEVVRTVAERGGFSMATARREVLPFLAAMTHHCKPRDLTVAMAAYYDFDAEAVSFVTGSGETTNKVAGIVEDANERRASEMEEHSGAFGGTRDEGIDDGDDAAATAAPESTADPEGDDGNGEPDGEADDDEGQAGLSDFM; encoded by the coding sequence ATGGTAGACTGGACGGAGAAGTACCGGCCGTCGACGCTGTCGGCCGTCCGGGGGAACGACAAGGCCCGTGACGCGCTGGCCGAGTGGGCGGAGGCGTGGGACGACCACCGGGAGGCGGTCGTCGTCCACGGGAGTCCGGGCGTGGGCAAGACGTCCGCCGCGCACGCGCTGGCGTCGGACATGGGCTGGGAGACGGTCGAACTCAATGCCTCGGACCAGCGGACCGCCGACGTGATCGAACGGTTCGCGGGACGGGCGTCCAAGAACACGACCCTCGTCGGCGCGACGGGCGGCGACGGCGGCGGCCGTCAGCTCGTGATCCTCGACGAGGCGGATAACATCCACGGCAACTACGACCGCGGGGGCGCCAGTGCCCTCACCCGCGTCGTGAAGGACGCCGACCAGCCCATCGTCCTGATCGCCAACGACTACTACGACATGAGTCGGGGGCTCCGCAACGCCTGCCGGGAGATCGAGTTCCGCGACGTGTCCGCCCGGTCCATCGTCCCCGTCCTCCGCGATATCTGCCGACGGGAGGGAATCGAGTTCGAGGCCGACGCCCTCGACCGGATCGCGGAGGTCAACGACGGCGACCTCCGATCGGCGGTCAACGACCTCCAGGCCGCCGCCGAGGACGGCCGGCGGTTGACCGTCGACGACGTGGCGACGGGTGACCGCGACCGGGGGTTGGACGTCTTCCCCTTCCTCGATGCGGTGTTGAAAGAGGAGTCCGCCGAGGAGGCGATCCAGTCCGCGTACCGCGTCGACGAGACGCCAGACGATCTGACGAAGTGGGTCACCGAGAACGCCCCGAAGGTGTACGAGGGGGCGGAACTCGCCCGGGCGTACGACGCTCTCGCGGACGCCGACCGCTGGTTGGGACGGGTACGCGCCAGCCAGGAGTACGGCTACTGGCGGTACGCGACCGACGCCCTCGCCGGCGGGGTAGCGGCCGCCCGCGACGGGTCGAAAGGCGGGTGGACGCGCTTCTCGCGCCCGCAGTTCTGGCCCTCCTCGGACTCGACGGCCGACGAGGTGGTCCGTACGGTCGCCGAACGCGGCGGCTTCAGCATGGCGACCGCCCGTCGCGAGGTGTTGCCCTTCCTCGCGGCGATGACCCACCACTGCAAACCCCGCGACCTGACGGTGGCGATGGCGGCGTACTACGACTTCGACGCCGAGGCGGTGTCGTTCGTGACCGGGAGCGGCGAGACGACGAACAAGGTCGCCGGCATCGTCGAGGACGCGAACGAACGTCGGGCGTCCGAGATGGAGGAACACTCCGGAGCCTTCGGCGGCACCCGAGACGAGGGGATCGACGACGGCGACGACGCGGCCGCGACGGCGGCGCCGGAGTCGACGGCCGACCCCGAGGGCGACGATGGGAACGGTGAACCCGACGGAGAAGCGGACGACGACGAGGGGCAGGCGGGCCTCTCGGATTTCATGTGA